A genomic stretch from Corynebacterium sp. 21KM1197 includes:
- a CDS encoding NAD(P)H-binding protein, which produces MHLHREALITASLDIVDRYGLADLSMRRLARHLSVTPGALYWHVESKQRLLEMLARHILAPAIETARADPVEYARLVRSCLLAHRDGAEIVTAGLSMPALHAEVVAAGRRVLGGDAVTSRTFLAFVLGSATLEQAQRQLREITGDPAQERPEASAEEFFVQGITAVLHGLQEVQLSPEFSQGDPMSRIVIMGATGMVGSAVAAEARSRGHEVIGLSRSVPAPEKQIDGVEYRAGDVSDTQALLNAAQGADALVVTVPINRETGEADFIVEAHRNLIAAAPATRIVAVGGAGGLSTPEGTLLVDTPEFPEDYKAEARAFVQILDLYRQAPENLDWTMLAPSPEIAPGPAAASYLTSTTTPAGGFVSAGTFAVALLDEVENPQYRRARLTVADAE; this is translated from the coding sequence GTGCACCTTCACCGCGAAGCCCTCATCACCGCCAGCCTGGACATCGTGGATCGCTATGGCCTCGCGGATCTTTCCATGCGCCGTCTGGCCCGGCACCTGAGCGTCACGCCCGGCGCGCTGTACTGGCACGTGGAGAGCAAGCAGCGCCTGCTGGAGATGCTGGCCAGGCACATTCTTGCCCCCGCGATAGAAACCGCCCGCGCCGACCCCGTGGAGTACGCGCGGTTGGTGCGCTCCTGCCTGTTGGCCCACCGCGACGGCGCGGAGATCGTCACGGCGGGGCTTTCCATGCCCGCCCTGCACGCGGAGGTGGTGGCGGCGGGGCGCCGCGTGCTCGGCGGGGACGCGGTGACCTCGCGGACGTTTCTGGCCTTTGTGCTCGGCTCGGCCACCCTGGAGCAGGCGCAGCGGCAGTTGCGGGAGATCACCGGGGACCCAGCGCAGGAGCGCCCCGAGGCCAGCGCGGAGGAATTTTTTGTCCAGGGAATAACGGCCGTGCTGCATGGTTTACAAGAAGTACAACTGTCCCCTGAGTTTTCCCAAGGAGATCCTATGTCTCGCATCGTCATCATGGGCGCCACCGGCATGGTCGGTTCCGCCGTGGCCGCCGAGGCCCGTTCCCGAGGCCACGAGGTCATCGGCCTGTCCCGCAGCGTGCCCGCCCCGGAGAAGCAGATCGACGGCGTGGAGTACCGCGCGGGGGATGTCAGCGATACGCAGGCGCTGCTTAACGCCGCGCAGGGTGCCGACGCCCTGGTGGTCACCGTCCCGATCAACCGCGAAACCGGGGAGGCGGACTTCATCGTGGAGGCCCACCGCAACCTGATCGCCGCCGCCCCGGCCACCCGCATCGTCGCGGTTGGCGGCGCGGGCGGCCTCTCTACTCCGGAGGGAACGCTGCTGGTGGATACCCCGGAGTTCCCCGAGGATTACAAGGCGGAGGCCCGCGCCTTCGTGCAGATCCTGGATCTGTACCGCCAGGCCCCGGAGAACCTGGACTGGACCATGCTGGCCCCCTCCCCGGAGATCGCCCCCGGCCCCGCCGCCGCTTCCTACCTCACCTCCACCACCACTCCCGCCGGGGGCTTCGTCAGCGCCGGTACCTTTGCGGTGGCTCTGCTCGATGAGGTGGAAAACCCCCAGTACCGGCGCGCTCGTCTGACCGTGGCGGACGCCGAGTAG